In Bacillus rossius redtenbacheri isolate Brsri chromosome 11, Brsri_v3, whole genome shotgun sequence, the DNA window TTTGTTAGATTTTTGATGACAATATACATACGTAAGTTATATTATATTAGACCAAAATTTTTGTGTTTCACTGCTGCTAGGTCCAAGCTGTTGTTTTTCTGTCGGTTGTAGGTATGTACCATCGACCTAGTTACTGTGTAGTCATTTGACTTTTCACTATATATTTCGTTTGATTTTTTACTAGCACAAAGAACTTTTTTCAAAAGACATAGTAAGGTGAATGAAGCATGTGAGTAAAAGCATATAAATCAGTTGGTGTCAATTTAGGTACCTACCTAGAGAATATATTTCTACCGCTCTATTTTGTAGAATTTGCAGCCTTTTTAACCTGTTACTGTTGCACTGTGTCCATATCACATTTAGATAAGTTAAATTACTtgtgaaaacacacacacacacaacaaaactGGTGGTGGCTAtgctataattttttcaatttttctggTGAAGGGCCTCCATATAAGTAAATATGTAGTCCAGGGCTCTGAAAAGTATAGAACCATCACTACTGCTGGTTCACAAGTGTATAAATAAAAACTGCTGaagttattaaaatacaaatatacacATTCATTTGCTTGCACCCAAGTTTCTGATACACATATCTTCAGTGCCTAAACACTGCAGAAGTAACATGTATACAGTCAATTTTATCTTTATTGGACCTAGCATTTAGATAGAGCacttttagatatttttttttttttagaggatGTCTCGCCATAAGAATTAATTAATTCTCTTATTTTGTTAACTGGTGGTGCACACaggtttctttttttcttttgcattcatTGGTCATGTGTGGCTGGTTTTCTTTTTGGTGCAAGATCCTCTGACTGGATCTTGAATATTTTCGTGGTCTCatttaaatgcacaaattttgtaagaaattttGGCGTTAACAGTAggtcttaaaaataatgtaattgatGTTATATTCCTAACTATCTGGCAAGGCAaacacaacttgcctggtcctAGATCTCCGCCATTACACTGACCCTGGCGCCCTTCTGCACATTATCAAATATCGTAATAGGACAATACTTGACACAATAACAAAACATAATACTACTCAAGTCAACAGCTCAACAAATCAAATTTGAAGAAAGCCAATAATTGATAGCTATTTATGACATACTGTTACCAgccagcagaaaataaactgagTATCCAGTAAGTCTGATAAGTTTATATATAGCCTACTGGTAGGTGTAAAATAGGACTCTTAATTTACCTACTAAGGTTTTTATTACAATGTAGTCTTCAATTCTTCACTCAAATAGTCCATACTTTTAATATGTTCTTTGTGAAGGAAGGTGTTGAATTGtcaattttatatttctttaatttacctgtaattatgtatattttacaaaacatcaTTTAGTCAGCAGTTaatattactgtatttttaatgaatgcattttttttgtaactgttaaGATATATATGAGGAATTATATGTACTTGATCTAACCACAAGCGATTAACTCTGACACTGTGCATTTCAAGACTACTAATGTTTTCTATAGTGTGGATGATTTTCCAGGAAGCAGAAAGAGACTTGCAGGCGGTATTAAAGTCATTGTCAACTCTAGGAAATGAAATCAACCTCAACAAGCCGTTGATACCATTAACAACATCCCGTAGTGATGTTCCCTTGTGGAATAAACTCTTGGAAGACCAAGCGAAGAAAGAAGGAGGTGATTTGAAGTGGTACTCCACAGTATTCCTTTACTGGGAATGCTACTTGTATCGCAGACTGAAGCAAATCTTCGAGTTAAGGTAATTTCCATAGATCATTTAAAAACAACGTAAATGTACAACACACATGTATGCATGGTCACAATTAAAAAGTGTGTGTGAAAGTTTGAAACCTATCCTGTTGGTGTGGTGTTTTCAAGTAACTTATTTACTGTAACTTTGTCTACTACAGAAAGGGGTACATGTAATATTGATTGGGTGACTATTTTGTATTTGTTGGAAATGTAATAGCTTAAGTGGCTCTAAAATTTAATGATggcattaatgaaataatttttttctgtcttgagtttatactaaaaatttaacTGGTAATTCTTTAGACTTCTGTAGTTTTACACTGCAATTGGTTTATTTTTCAGTGAAAACTTGCAGAACTTTGACTATTTCCAAAAAGTGAAAGAATCAAGCCTGATTAATACATTGGATTCATGTGCTCTCTTCGCAAGTTACCTCATCAAGAAGCTGAATAAAGCTGATCTTTTGCCAGAAGAAGTCAAGAAAGAGGCCATCAGGTTGATGAAGGTATATAATTGTTTAATGTAATCCTGTTGTACCACCAAATTCATCTAGAGATTTCTTCGATATTTGGTACATGTGCTTGCTCAGTGTGTAGTGAAGCGCACAATCAGAGGTCATGCAGATCAGTTCCCAGTAAGACCTCGTGTTATGCTCAGATGCTGAATCACTCAGTGCTCATATCAGTCATGCTACAGAGGTCAACATCTTAGTGATCACCACAGCCGCAGGTTGAACGCTGTACTGTATACAAATGATTGGCTTGTGTGGAGGTGGATGATTTTGAAAGAAAATGTCACTAAAGTATATctgtattaaattaatatttaattctcAATCACTGTCTAGGTGTTATTCAAATTATTGTCCCAgtacttttctctctctctctttttttttttttttttcatatgatcGCAACTCTGAATATTTCATTCATTCAATTTTCTTTTCAGAAAAAATTCTATCATAAACTATCTTTTCATACTCGAATTGCTACAATCTCATATTTTATTCAATCTAAAATGAAAGAACTAttgttgaattttgttttttaaaaatatataatttaaaaaaaagttatacatttcgtaatttaaaaaaattaatacaaaaaattttaatgttcaaaATTAGTTGGTTTTTCATCCAACACAAATGTATATATGTTCATCACTGCAAAAGATTTCGGCCACCTTTGAATTGTTACATTAACTTTCATTTCACGCAGACTTTCTTGCTTAATAAAGTTTAATATAATTACTGTTCAGTGAATATTTTCCAAGAAATTTAAGAAGCGGTAAATGCCTTTCTATAGTTGTATTGCATGACTTGACTCCTCTGTATATAACGACCACACAGAGTTCCATGTTGATGTTCCGATAGTGCTGACGCTGCTGACTCGAGCTGCCGAACACCACATCCTGTGCGAGACTGAAACAAGGGCACATGCAGGGAGGCGGTACATCACCCCCTCTCCCTCTTCTTTTTCCctcttcaaaatcctaaaaataaCCTAACATTCCCaccataaaaaaagaatttgaatgcaaacagtgggcaaagtggttctaactccttccttcccccccccccccccacccttactgtcaagaaattaaattctgcgtatGCTCCTGGGCTAATGAAACCAACACCTACTGGGGCTGTGGAAGTTGTACAGTGTCATTGGCACGCCATTTAATTACTGTGATCTATTAAGTACACTTTTAGGTCAGCAGGTTAGGATTGCTTTAAATATGCACCAGAGGGGCCGAGTTgagtttcaaagatttttttcaaTGCATGAGTTTACCCTGATAGTAGTACGAAATTACAAGTTTATTGTTAATATACAAGTTATGCAATATGTATACGCagttcacatttacagttatgaccATAGAAATGGTTGttctttaaatttgttttaattgtgggatttaaaaaaaaaactgtacataaaataatggGGAGGGGGCAGAACTAAATAATTTGCTCCCGGACTCTAAGTTTCTCTGAACGGTCTTGACAGTGCCTATGTTAAGGAACCATTTCACCCTGTGTTTGGAGTGGTTTTGGTAAATTCAAATCCAGATCCTTTAAAATAGGACCAGTGTCTCTGCTGAGCCACTTGTCTCTGTACATATCACGAATCTGAGCGGAGCCATTCCAGGTATTGAGTGTGATTCACTGCACTGTGTAAACTGAGTTCTGCCATATTACAAGGGAGGGCTCTTGACAACATGATGAATGCTGTGAATCATCATACCGAAAATTTCTGCCAACTGACCTAAAGACTGATAAAAGTCATTTCATGTTTCACTTCATCCATATTAACATCCTGTTTCTGTTTTCAAGTTTAAGTTAGCCTCGCTGAATACTTTGTTTTCTTGCAGCTGAACTTGTGGGGCAATCGCTTTGACATGTCCATTTCTCTCGGCGTTGCTTCTTCGTCCTCCGACAACCCAATGGAATTAGTAGATAGCTTGGAAGAGTTTATTTTGGTTGATGATACAGAAAAGATTTGGaacaaactggcagaaatcaggAATGCTAACAAAACTATTGGTAAGTTAtgaaatcaaattattttatgtattgtgCTTGTACATACGTACGTATACACTTTATTCATCTCTatagtattatttaaatatagCAAATTGCTTTGGTAGTTATTTCTGACATAGATAGCATCTATTTggatataatatttttgttattaaaaattattatgattaaTGACTTCTCAGATACTAATGTAGATGGATTTATAGGATCTGTTCATATATGAATGGTAtagactatttttaaaatatgtgctgtaataattttaaatactgtagGTGTGGTTTTACTGGGTGACTAACACAAATAttgatacacacaaaaaaaatatcaatacttAATTTTGAGTTAACTGAATTCaagatattattataaaatattttaatctagtgtttgaataatttttttttttcctgaatttcccTTGCATTTAGATAtggatataaaatttaaaaataaataactttttattttaacatttaacaaaTTTAAGTAACATAAATTATATGTTTCAGACTTTGTGAACGACAATTCTGGCTACGAGATATTTGCAGATCTCTGCCTGGCAGATTTCTTACTGACTTTTGGATTTGCCTCCAAGATACGTTTCAATTTGAAATCTATTCCCTGGTATGTATCCGATGCATTGGAAGATGATGTGAAGTGGACCGTGGATATTCTCTCGGAAATGGGCTCACATTCAGCAAGTCTGCCTGAACTGTCGAAAAGATGGAAAAGTTACTTGGACTCTGATCGCTTGGAGCTAACCAAGAGTGATTTCTGGACGTTGCCGTACGAATACTGCATGATGCAAAAAATTGACCCGAAACTGCACGAAAAACTTTCAGCATCGTCTCTATTGTTCTTCAAGGGTGACTTGAACTACCGCAAGCTTTTGGCAGACTTGAATTGGCCATCCACGGAAAGTTTCAGCACAGCTTTGCAAGGTTTCCAGCCGACCTGTCTGGTTGCGGTGCGGACAATCAAAGCAGAGGTCGTATGTGGCCTAAAGCCTGGGGTGGCTGAGGCTCTGTCTGCGAAAAATCCTAAATGGAATACCACGGGAGATTATGGATTAGTGCAGTACTCTGGGAAATCATAGCATCACAGCTTTGGAGATGTGATCGTTATTTAGTGTAAATTGTGTATTGTAAATGAAACACttttatgtaaaacaaaaaatagttttgaaggAAAGTCCATGAAATATTTCTACAGGTAAATCAATTGCTATACAAGAATGTGTTACATTGTTAAAGTGTTTTGATAGTGGTGTTATTAGTAAAGTTTCTGAGCTAGAAAACTTAACTTTGTTTGTCTGACACGTTACCTGGTGAGTTTCATTGATGTTTGTTGTCTATCTTGGTTTGAAATTAGGATTTTTTAAATGgtgatttgaaaaataaatttggaaaaaaggTTCTACATATGGGTACCTTCAAGGACAGATATATCAATAAGCAAGAGGAACCACTATTGTTCGGTGAAATGAGTCATTGtgtctttagaaaaaaaaagttatgtaattCTGAAGTAtgcatttatatacatataagttATGTAATTACATGTAAGTGAAAAAAGGCACAGGTTTAAACATAAGCATGCATGTGAGACTCGCACATGCAATTTGCATGTTTTATTGAAAAGTAATGTAATCACGAATGTGACAGGAAAACTTGAAACACTGTCAAACAATGATGATAGTGCCAGGAATAGCAAAACAGTCTGAT includes these proteins:
- the LOC134536779 gene encoding damage-control phosphatase ARMT1-like; this translates as MDPACTSEEIEDLINTSTPIRVPFSAKYKQSFAYATLKERIPAILNNFAEGLCKDKNDLVKKFGQEAERDLQAVLKSLSTLGNEINLNKPLIPLTTSRSDVPLWNKLLEDQAKKEGGDLKWYSTVFLYWECYLYRRLKQIFELSENLQNFDYFQKVKESSLINTLDSCALFASYLIKKLNKADLLPEEVKKEAIRLMKLNLWGNRFDMSISLGVASSSSDNPMELVDSLEEFILVDDTEKIWNKLAEIRNANKTIDFVNDNSGYEIFADLCLADFLLTFGFASKIRFNLKSIPWYVSDALEDDVKWTVDILSEMGSHSASLPELSKRWKSYLDSDRLELTKSDFWTLPYEYCMMQKIDPKLHEKLSASSLLFFKGDLNYRKLLADLNWPSTESFSTALQGFQPTCLVAVRTIKAEVVCGLKPGVAEALSAKNPKWNTTGDYGLVQYSGKS